The proteins below come from a single Melospiza melodia melodia isolate bMelMel2 chromosome 12, bMelMel2.pri, whole genome shotgun sequence genomic window:
- the SST gene encoding somatostatin, whose product MLSCRLQCALALLSIALALGTVSAAPSDPRLRQFLQKSLAAAAGKQELAKYFLAELLSEPSQTENEALESEDLSRGAEQDEVRLELERSANSNPALAPRERKAGCKNFFWKTFTSC is encoded by the exons ATGCTGTCGTGCCGCCTCCAGTGCGCCCTGGCCCTGCTCTCCATCGCCCTGGCCCTCGGCACCGTCTCGGCCGCCCCGTCGGACCCGCGGCTCCGGCAGTTCCTGCAGAAGTCgctggccgccgccgccgggaaGCAG GAACTGGCCAAGTACTTTTTGGCAGAACTGCTTTCAGAGCCAAGTCAGACAGAAAATGAAGCCCTGGAGTCTGAGGACTTGTCCCGAGGGGCTGAGCAGGATGAAGTGAGACTGGAGCTGGAGCGCTCGGCTAACTCAAATCCCGCTCTGGCACCCCGGGAACGCAAAGCAGGCTGCAAGAACTTCTTCTGGAAAACTTTCACATCCTGTTAG